The following are from one region of the Insulibacter thermoxylanivorax genome:
- a CDS encoding sigma-70 family RNA polymerase sigma factor — MELYEIKLTQLARNGDRLAFRELVDLYQNKIYHLAYRMLGNTHEAEDIVQETFLRVYTNLNGFDPSQKFSTWIYRIGTNLCIDHLRKRKRKKNMSLDANLYDSDKADGYDIMPTG, encoded by the coding sequence ATGGAGTTATATGAGATAAAATTGACTCAACTTGCTCGAAACGGGGATCGCCTCGCCTTTCGGGAGTTGGTCGATCTGTACCAGAACAAAATATACCACCTCGCTTACAGAATGCTGGGGAACACACATGAAGCCGAAGATATCGTGCAAGAAACCTTCCTAAGAGTCTATACGAATCTAAACGGCTTCGACCCTTCTCAGAAATTCTCAACGTGGATCTATCGAATCGGGACGAATCTATGTATCGATCATCTTCGTAAGCGAAAGCGCAAGAAAAACATGTCGCTCGATGCGAACTTGTATGATTCGGACAAAGCTGACGGTTATGATATCATGCCTACTGGCGA
- a CDS encoding M23 family metallopeptidase → MRKFQIRALLFLSGVMWFSMIQPANAAYSEYSEVFRGVIDSTTRWISPIADSNGNQLWPTVTSKWNEVRNVNGTSPHVGVDLSVQTSKRVVAVADGYLTNLGDRYNTVSLKTANDVYCHYEHMVVNTTGYPNGDYEEGDRIGTAGSTGSTGGEHLHFGAYDQNSTSGRKSYRTETLYRHASSWNYGRNLDTFSQAQWNSNKIARLTIVFSGAGNTHTELPQSVILYYRIVGSTAWIQGGSMQRNGSTYEYTFNFENVVPSGTNIQWMARITRNLSISYPYVWAPAKYYRPSSNPNSNSYPYAYFSNTVTY, encoded by the coding sequence AACCTGCAAATGCAGCATATTCAGAATATAGTGAAGTATTTAGAGGGGTAATCGATTCAACAACAAGATGGATTAGTCCAATAGCTGATTCAAATGGAAATCAACTATGGCCTACAGTGACTAGTAAATGGAATGAGGTGAGGAATGTAAACGGAACATCGCCGCATGTAGGCGTTGATTTAAGTGTTCAAACATCAAAAAGAGTAGTTGCTGTAGCGGATGGATACTTGACAAATCTTGGGGATAGATATAACACAGTATCATTAAAAACTGCGAATGATGTATATTGTCATTATGAACATATGGTTGTAAATACAACAGGATATCCGAACGGTGATTATGAAGAAGGAGATAGAATTGGCACTGCTGGGTCAACTGGTTCAACTGGCGGTGAACACCTTCATTTTGGAGCATATGATCAGAATAGTACGAGTGGACGAAAATCTTATCGTACTGAAACTTTGTATAGACATGCTTCTTCATGGAACTACGGCAGGAATCTTGATACCTTTAGCCAAGCACAATGGAATAGCAATAAAATCGCAAGGCTCACCATAGTTTTTAGTGGAGCAGGAAACACACATACAGAATTACCCCAATCTGTCATACTCTATTATAGAATTGTAGGAAGTACTGCTTGGATTCAAGGTGGTTCGATGCAGAGGAATGGCTCAACTTATGAATACACTTTTAATTTTGAAAATGTGGTTCCATCAGGAACTAACATCCAATGGATGGCAAGGATAACTCGGAACTTAAGTATTTCATATCCGTATGTATGGGCACCAGCAAAATATTACAGACCGTCAAGCAATCCTAATTCCAATTCCTACCCTTATGCATACTTTTCAAACACAGTAACATATTAA